The DNA region TAATAATCAGGCATCGGACAACAAAAGAAAGTAGCCCTTTCGCAAATTATCAGGTTTATTCGGCAAATACCCCGTTGAGGGAATGGTCATCCAAATAAAATTGCCTTTTATTTTTCAAAACAAATAATTTTTTTACAAAAACGTTAAAAAGCAGCTTGCACAGATGACCGAATAGCTGCACTTTTGTAATCCTTTTGGGAAAGCACCCTTCTCGTAACCGGAACTTTTGGAAAACCTGCCGGTTATCCCTCTGCAAGGGCTTTATACTCAACGATTTTGTGGTTTCTTGGGCATTGTTCACCGCAACACGAGGTGTTCAATCAGTTAATCGTCGCTTGCTCTTTTTAAGGTAATGGCAGTGTCATCGTAAGGGATGCCTGTCTGCCCAAGAAAGAGACGAAACCTTTTGCGCTTCGAACGTCTGCATGAGCTCGCATCATTTGCGGACATCGTAGAACCCCCTTCCCCCGTCGGCCAAAGGAAATCATTTTCATACATCCTTATTTCAAATAGCAGGCAGGATGACAACGCAACAACCGCAACCGCTCAAACTTATTTTTCGAGGACGCTTGGAGTTCGGCTCCGAGCGCACTTTCAACATGGTGCTCAATCACTGGAACACCCGGATTGAAAATTATTTCAAATCGGACATCCTGTTCAAGGCCGAGCAAGTTTTCAGCCATGAAGACCATGCGCTCTCGGTGCCCCAACAAGTGTTGATGAGCACGGAGAAGCATTGGCGCAGCACCACGGCGCTATTGCAGGAAGTGGCACAGTTTGCGCTAGCGGGCAAAGTGGGCGCTTGGTGGGTGCAGAACGGCCAAGTGCTGGCTGAATATAATATAGAGCCGAAGACCGACAAGACAGCGGTGGCCGAGTTCATCCGTGGGCGCGACTTGGCTCAGCAAGGCGGCATGGAGATGGCCTCGGAAGCGTTGACCAATGCCATCGCCAAGTTCGAGCGCCATGCGTTGGCTTATGAACGGCGCGGCTACGTCAATTACAAGCTCAAAAACTTCAACGACGCGTTTTACGACTTTTCCAAAAGCATAGCCATCAACCCAAACAACCCGGAGCCATTCTACGGGCGCGGCAAGGTGCGTATGCTGAAAAACGAGTGGGACAATGCGGTACAGGATTTTGACAACGCCATCAAGTTGTCGTTGGCGGTGCAGCCGCTGCATTGGCTGTCGCGTTTGCGCAAGGGCGATAGTTTGTACCATGCCAAACGCTACGAGGAGGCTGCGAAGGAACTGAAGTTTTTCTTGCAAAAAAGCTTTGCTGAGAGCGACCCCAATTTCCGGTTCCGCCCAAAGGCAGAGTATTTGCTGGGGGAATGCGAAAAGATGATGAAGGCTTAAACAAGGTGTTTTTATCCACAAAAGGCCGTACCGAAGATTGTTCGGTGCGGCTTCATATTTTGTGAATCAAGGCTTAAAAAAGCCTCGGAGAGGCGAGATGCTAGTGACAATTTAGCCCCCCATCAATCCAAGGTATCGCCTTTGGCGGAGGCAAACCGCGGAACTGGTGTGCCAAATCTGTGCATTTAATGGCGCATCGGTCTAAAAAACCTGCATTTTTTTGCTGTTTACCAATTAGTTGTGAACATTTGTGGGTTGATAGCGGCCTTTAGCGCGGCTGCGTTTTAATCCCATCTGCTTTCGGGAACAATTTTTGACCTGCTGGCTATTTCGTTGTTGAGAGCACGATACTCGTTCTTGAAGCCGATTCATGAAGCAAATTTTCAACAACAGATTATGAATAATTCTGACGAAGCCAAAGCCACAGCGGTCTCCTCACAGGAGACGAAAAGCATAGAAATTGACCTAAGCACCATTGCGAAATTGACATTCCGAAGCAGCCCATGGTTGTTTGCCAGCATCATCGTCGCGCTTATCGGAAGCATCAGCCTTCCGATAGCCAAGTATTACGAATTGAAGGAACTCATCACCAAGACTAATCACAGCATAGAGCTGTTGAGCTTGCAAATCAAAGGAGAAATAGATTTGCTTAAAGAAAAAGAAAAGAACAACAAGGACAAAAAGGAGTAATGACGAGTTTTCACTCAGGCGAAAAGCAACCCTCGCCTCGAGTTTGGCAACAAGTATCAATAAGCGAATTTTGATTTTTCACCAGCAACGATTCAATCATGGCATCAGAACCTAAATCATATTTCACGATTCCGATGAGAGGATTCATATTGGTGATTTTGGGTGGATTTATTGTTTGCAACTTTACCATAGCAGGTTTGCTGAGCAGTGCCGAAGAAGACTATCAAAAGGTGAAAGCACAAGTGCCGACCCTGAAAAAAGAAGTAGATAGGCTGCTTATCCTGAGGCAAATGGCACAGACGAGTGTCCCGCCAACGGTGATTAGCAGCGTGCATGAGCCGGAAAGCACAAGTAAACTTATCACTTCACATAAGAAAAAAGCGAGCAGGCCCCAATTCAAGTATGTGCTCATTGATGAAAGCTGCGTTGTGTCAGACCCGTCGTGCAAGGAGTGCGTGTTGAATGAGGAAAGTGAAGAGGCCTTTTCGTCCCTGCTGCGCGTGTCTCACGACACACTGTATGTTTACACCATATCCGACGACCTGATTACGCTGGCGCATTGCACCAAGGGCAACTCAAAATTCAGCGATTGCGTGTTGGGCTATATACGCTCCAAGTTCAAGGGAAAATTCATGTGTATCGGGAAACTGAACGAGCGACACTCGCAAGCTATATCAACTGGTCAAGGCGGCCAAATTATTCTTGCCAATGGCTCTATCGGCCGCCAGGAAATCAAGAAAATCACAAAAGATATTCCCACTGTCGGTGCGATTGGATTTAGCCCGTCGAAACGCTGACCCACGTCGCCCAAGATTTTATTTCAGAAAAAAAGACCCAGCGCCCCGCATACGATGGGTCTTTTTTCATTTTCGCCCATTGGAGAATCACAAACCTCATTTTTTCTGAAACCCAGCGTTTTTGTGCCTTACCTTTCGCACTGTTTTCCACACGAACACCTTTTTTCATGCGTATCCCATATTGGCTCCTGTTAACAGGATTTGCCTTCCTGATGGCTGTCCTCCCTTGTGCCTGCAACAAACAAGACATCCCCGCCCGCATCCTTGTCTTCTCAAAAACAGAAGGTTTCCGGCACGACTGCATCCCGACAGCTTTAGAAGCTTTGAAAATCCTTTGCGCCGACAACGGCATCTTGATGGATGCCACGGAGGATGCCGAGATGTTCAAGGACGAGAACTTGCGCCGCTACAACGCGGTCGTTTTTCTCAACACGACGGGCGACGTACTGAATCCCGCACAGGAGGCCGACTTCGAGCGATATATTCAGGCGGGCGGCGGCTTTGTGGGTATCCACTCCGCTACTGACACCGAATATGGCTGGACTTGGTTTGGGGGGCTTGTGGGGGCTTATTTCAACGGGCACCCCAGCCAACAAGATGCCACCCTCTTCGTCAGAGACCGCAGTCATCCAGCCACCAAGCACCTCGACAACACTTGGACACGCTGGGACGAGTGGTACAACTTCAAGAACCTGAACCCCAAGGTAAACATCCTGCTGAGCATTGATGAAACCTCCTATCAAGGAGGCAATATGTGTGGCCCCAACCAGCAAGGCGACGACAAATGCCACCCCATGTCGTGGTATCACGAATACGACGGTGGTCGAGCCTTCTACACAGCATTGGGGCACACCAAGGAAAGCTATGCCGAACAGGCGTTTTTGCGTCACTTGCTCGGCGGCATTCAATACGCGATAGGTAAAAAAAAACGCCTTAATTATGCGGCGTGCAGAACTTCATCGCTTCCCGACCCCACGCGCTTCGTGAAAACGGTATTGGCCAATGAGCTCACCGAGCCAATGCAATTCGGGATGCTTCCCGATGGCAAAATTTTGCTTGTCGAACGGCGCGGCGCCATCAAACTTTTGGACACTCACACTGGCCTCATCAACGTCGCCCACAAATTGCCCGTTCACTCGGAGGAAGAGGACGGCCTCATGGGATTGGCCATAGACCCCGATTGGGAGCGCAACCATTGGATATACCTTTACTACTCGCCAGCAGGCAAGGAGGCCGTCAATCAACTGTCGCGTTTTGTTTTTCGAGGCGATTCGCTCGACCGCGCTTCCGAGAAAATCATTCTGAAAGTACCCGTGCAACGCGAGGAGTGTTGCCACGCAGGAGGCTGCCTGCGCTACGCCGAGGATGGCTACTTGTACCTCAGCACAGGCGACAATACCAACCCCTTCGCTTCCGATGGCTATGCCCCCATTGACGAGCGACGCGGACGCAGCGCGTGGGATGCCCAAAAATCATCGGCGAACACGATGGATTTGCGCGGCAAGATTCTGAGAATCAAAACGCACAACGACGGCAGCTATACCTGCCCCGCCGGGAACCTGTTCACGGAAGAAAATATCCACATCACCGAGGGCGCCACACCAACCGACCAACGCACCACAGACAACAAACAACGTGGTGGAAGACCCGAAATCTACGTCATGGGGTGCCGAAATCCTTTCCGCATTTCTATTGACGAGCGCCGAAAGCTGCTCTTTTGGGGCGAAGTAGGCCCCGACGCGGGCGAACCCGACAGCACACGCGGCCCAGCAGGCCACGACGAGGTGAACCGCGCCCGCGCCGCCGGCTTTTTTGGATGGCCCTATTTTGTGGCCGACAACAAGCCATACCGTTACTACGATTTTTCCACTAACAAACACGGGCATCATTTCGACCCGAAGCGCCCTATCAACAACAGCCCGAACAACACAGGCAGTCGTGAACTGCCACCCGCGCAGCCAGCCTTTATTTGGTATCCATATGGCAATTCGCCCGACTTCCCCCTGACGGGCAACGGCGGACGCAATGCGATGGCTGGCCCTGTTTATTATTGCGACAAATACCCCCCTGCCACCCGGCTCCCCGACTATTACCACGGCAAGCTAATCACCTACGACTGGATGCGCAATTGGCTTATGGCCATCACGCTTGATTCGCTGGGCAATTTCAGTCGCATGGAATCATTCGGCGACAGCATATCGCTTTCGCGGCCCATGGATATGTTTGTGGACAAAAACGGCTCAATATGGGTGCTCGAATATGGCACACAATGGTTCTCCTCCAACCCCGACGCCCGCGTCAGCCGCATTGACTATGTGCGCGGCAATCGCCCTCCCATCCCTGTGCTCGGCACCAACAAAACCGCGGGCGCAGCCCCGCTCACCGTCATTTTTTCCGCCTCCAAATCACGAGATTACGACAATGACAGATTGAGCTATGAACTGGATTTCGGCGACGGCTCACCCAAATGGTCACAGAACAACCTCCGCCAAACCCTGCAAGCCAGTTTTTCAAAAAACGCAAAAAAAAATCCCCTCGACTCTATCGCTCACGTTTATGAAAGGCCCGGCACCTACGAGGCTATTTTGAAAGTTGCCGACGCAACGAAGCAATACAAAACCACCAAACTCAAAATCAGCGTGGGCAATGAGCCGCCCCTCGTGCGATGGGACTTGGGCGGCAAAAACAGGAGCTTCTACGAGCCGGGGCAAGTGCTTGACTACAAGGTCGTCGTGGAAGACTTGGAAGACGGCTCGCTCGAAAATGGCGGCGTGCTGCCGACCTCGGTGGCCACCACCATTGACTATTTGGAAACAGGCTTCGATATCACCTCCATCGCACAAGGCCACCAAAGCGCCAAACAACAGACCGAATACGCCAAGGGCAAAACCCTCATTGACCGCTCCGATTGCAAAACCTGCCACGCTGCCGACCGGCAAATCAACGGCCCCTCCTACGAGGCCATAGCGGAACGGTATCGAAAAAGCGAGTTCGCCGTCCGCACGCTATCCGCCAAAATCATCAAAGGCGGCGCTGGCAATTGGGGACAGACCGTGATGAGTGCTCACCCCCAAATATCCGAAGAAGATGCCGGGGAAATGGCACGCTGGATTCTTTCGCTTGGCGCTCCCGCCAAGGCCAAGCAAACATACCCCGTGGAAGGCCGGTATGCGCTCGACCTGCCCGAACAAAAAGACAAAAAGAAAAAAACGGCACCCGGCACATTCATCCTAAAAGCCACTTACAAAGACAGGGGCAGCGGCTCGCAGGCCCCTTTGGAAGAAAGCGAGACGCTCGCCCTGCGCCATGCCTTCCAACAGGCCGAACAGGCGGACAGCACCTCCAAGGGGGTGACGCATTACCGACCGTTCAACGGCGACACGGTGGTGCTGAAAGACTTGAAGCACAATAGCTTTTTTGTGTTCAAGCACACTGATTTGACGGGCATCCACTCTATATCGGTAGGCATCGGCTCCAGCGACAATCGCCAGCAATTCAGCGGCGGACGCATGGAAATTCGACTCGACTCGCCCACGGGTGCTTTGATTGGCTCGGTGGCGATTCCGGCGAAAAATGGAGGCGCGGGGCGCATGGAAATGTCGGAGCTAAGCGCCCCGCTCAACATGATGCCCGATGGCAAATTCCACGACGTTTATTTTGTTTTGAAAAACGAAAACAACCCCTCGCAACAGGTGGCGGCGGTGGATTGGGTGCGATTCGAATTGATGGACGTGCCGCCTCGCAAACCGAAAAACGCAGAGAGTCAATAAATCGAACGCCCGGCATTGGTTCGGCCAGCCCTCAAAACTCAATCACTTTGCGCTTCAGCTCGAAGTGCTTGCCGAGGTACACCTTGCGCACCATCTCGTCGGCGGCCAATTCTTCGGCGGTGCCTTGCTTGAGTATGCTCCCCTCGAACATGAGGTAAGCACGGTCGGTGATGCTGAGGGTTTCCTGCACGTTGTGGTCCGTGATGAGGATACCTATGTTTTTGGTTTTCAGCTTCGCCACGATGTACTGTATGTCCTCCACCGCGATAGGGTCAATGCCCGCAAACGGCTCGTCGAGCAAGATGAATTTAGGGTCGGAAGCGAGAGCGCGGGCGATTTCGGTGCGTCGGCGCTCGCCGCCGGAGAGCGTGTCGCCGAGCCCCGTCCGCACGCGGTTGAGGTTGAACTCTTCCAACAGCAATTCAAGTTTTTCGTGCTGTTCGGACTTGCTCAGTTTGGTCATTTCCAGCACCGCCTTGATGTTGTCTTCCACCGATAGTTTGCGAAAAACACTCGGCTCTTGCGGCAAGTACCCGATACCCTTTTGGGCGCGTTTGTACATCGGCAAGTCGGTGATTTCCTCGGTGTCGAGAAACACATGGCCATCAGTCGGGCGAATAAACCCCACCACCATGTAGAACGAAGTGGTCTTGCCCGCCCCGTTCGGGCCAAGCAGCCCAACGATTTCCCCCTGTTTCACATCGAATGAAACACCCTTGACGACCGTGCGCTTGCCGTAGGTTTTGATAATATTTTCGGCTCTTAAAATCATGTGACTTTGTTGATTGGGTGGTTTGCGGATTGGTTGATTTGGCGCGAGATTTTTACCTCAACAAATCTTTGAATCAACACTCATTGAGCAAGCAGTTTTTTCACAATCTCCGAAATAGCCCTTCCATCTGCTTTCCCGGCCAATTGTTTGTTTGCAGCGCCCATCACCTTGCCCATGTCCTTGGCGGAGGTCGCGCCAGTGTCGGCGACGATTTTTTTCAGGATAGCTTCCAATTCAGCCCCTTCGAGCATGGTGGGGAGGTATCGTTTGATGACCTCGATTTCCTCGCGCTCCTTTTCGGCTAACTCCGGTCGGTCGTTTTTAGTGTAAATATCAAACGATTCTTGGCGAGTTTTCACCAATTTTTGGAGCATCTGTAGCTCGCGGGCCTCGTCAATGGCCTGACCACTACCGTCTGTTTTGGCGAGCATGATAGCACTTTTGATGGCGCGGATGGCGCGTAGCGTCACCTCGTCTTTGGCTTTCATGGCCACGACGAGGTCTTTGTTGATTTTTTCTTCGAGTGTCATTTCAGCAGTTGTTTTTTCATACAAAATGCGGTGGCGCGTCCTGAGTTCATTGAGGGATTGATGCACCAAAGCCAAACAAACGCTTTTCCTTCACCAAACGTGCCACCTCGCTTGGCACTTTTTCCTCCCAGCCCGGCTCTCCATCTTGGATTTGCCTCAGCACCTCCTTGTGGTAAATCCCCAGAATATCTGGATTGAACCGCCGAATGTCCACAATGTTTCGATGCTCAAGCAGATGCTCATAGAGAAAACGGATGGAGGGGGGAATGGGAAGGGTTTGGGTGGTTTGAGGGCTTTTCCGGCCAAGCGCAGCGGACGGGGTTTGAAGGGCGGGGTGGATGTAAAATCGCACGTTGCGAGGAAAGAGCTCGCCGAATGCACCGAGCAGGTTGTCGGGGTTCGCTTCGGCAGTTTCGCGGAGGATGATTTCGAGTTTGCGGGCGCCCATTGCGAGGCCGATGCGGGGAATCTTGTAATCGGCGAAGTAGGCGATTAGTTTTTTGTGCTGGAGACAGTTCGAGATGATGACCGTTTGCCCCAGCGCGCAAAGAATGTCGGCGCGGTCGAGAAAGTCTCGCTCGTTGAGTTCGCCGTCGGAGCGCAGGTTGTCGAGAGTGATTTCGGCGAGAAAAAAAGTTTTCTCGGCATCCACGTCGGGTTCGGCGCGAAACTGCTCGTAGGCCCGGCGAATCATGTCCTGCTGCACCAAGGTGGGCGGGCGATAACTGCCCCGCGCGATAAGAATGGAGGTTCGGTACAGGAATTCGCCCGCGTGCAAGCTATTGCCATCGGGGCCGAAAATGGCGACATCCGTGAGACTGTTTTTGACTGCCCAAAGGCACACAAGGCGATTGTCCAAATGGGCGAAGTCAGGCCCCGTGATGCGCACCATATCCAGCTTTACCCGCCCGTGCAGATTGTCCATGAGTGATTGGAGCAAGGTCTCAGGGTCGTCGTGATAGCGGAAGCAGCCGTAAATCAAATTGACGCCAAGTATGCCAATGGCTTGCTGTTGGAGGCGATTGTCGTTGTCGAGCAGGCGAACGTGGAGGATGAGGTCGTTAGGCTTCGAGTTGGGGTCGAGTTGAAAACGCAGGCCCAGCCAGCCATCGCCTTTGATGGTTTTTTGGTAGTTGATGGCTGCCACCGTGTCGGCGAAAGCAAAGAAATTTTGCTGCGGGCGCTCTACGCGCAGCCGGCCCTCCATGAGTTTGTACTCGTGGTCGAGCATCCGATAGAGGCGCGATTCGCAGACGTAACGGCCTTTGCCTTTAGCTTCCGTGCCATATATCTCGTCGCTCACCGTTTTGTCGTAGGCACTCATGCTTTTGGCAATGGTACCTGCCGCCGCCCCCACCTGAAAAAAATGTCGGGCCACCTCTTGCCCCGCCCCTATTTCGGCGAACGCGCCGTAGATGCGCTCGTCGAGGTTGATTTCCAATGCTTTTTGTTCCGTTTCGAGAATCCTGCGCATAAGTATAACGCCAACCGCTGGCTGGCTCTCAATTCTTTTTTTGTAAAAACTTTGCGTGCCACCCCCGACCCCACCGGGTGGGGTCGGGGGTGGCACGCAAAGTTTTTACAGTTCTTTTACCTTTTTTTAAAACAACTTAATGACTTGGGGCTGCTCCTCATCTGGGCTTATAACCCCAAATGGCGTAATACAAGATGTAAAGGTAGCAAGGCAGCATGGAAAACAGGAAAGCAGACTGGTATCCCACCGACTTTTCGAGCACCCCGTAGAGCTGGGGGATGAGTGCCCCGCCCGCAATGCCCATCACCAACAAGGCAGACCCAATTTGGGTGAATCTACCCAAGCCATTGATAGCCAGCGGCCATATTGCCGGCCACATGACAGCATTGGCAAGCCCAAGCAGCGCGATGCAGGTCACTGCGGTGGGGCCAGTGGTCAGATATGTAAGCACCGTGAACACCACGCCGAGCATAGCCGAGTATTTGAGAAAATTTTGTTGCGAGACATATTTGGGTATCAGAATAATACTCAGAACATAGCCCACAAGCATGGCCCCAAGCGTGAACGAGGTGAAATACTTCGTCTGGTCGAGACTGAACCCCAACGATTTGCCATACACCCCAATCACATCGCCAGCCATCACCTCGGCGCCCACATAGAGGAAAATCGCCAACGCCCCAAGCATCAGGTGCGGGAATTGCCACACACTGGTGCGGCTAGCCGCAAGGTTGGAAACGGCACCTTCGCTTGAGGTGCCAGCAGCGGTATCTATCTCTGGCAATGCCGAACGGCGAATCATCGCTGCCAGCAACCCCAGCACTATGGCCATCACGATATAAGGCATCACCACCCTGCCCGCCAGTTCGTTGAGCAAGCCAGCACGCGCCACACCGTCCGTCGCCTCGTTGATTTGCGCCTCGATGACACTGGCATTTTTCAAAACAATGCTGCTCAAAATCAGCGGGCTGAGAATGCCCGCCACTTTGTTGCATATTCCCATGATGCTGATGCGCTGGGCCGCGCTCTCGATAGGGCCGATGATGCTGATGTAGGGGTTAGAGGCCGTTTGAAGCAGCGACAAGCCCATGCCTTGCACAAAAAGCCCCGTCAAAAACAAAGGAAACGCCCGCATATTCGCCGCCGGAATAAATATGAGGCAGCCCAAAGCCATCACCAGCAGCCCCAAGGCCATGCCGTTCTTAAAACCCGTCCGCTTCAAAATCTGAGAGGAAGGAATGGCCAGAAAAAAGTAGCTGATGTAAAAAGCAAAGGTGACAAACAGCGCCTGTAAAGTATCCAGCTCACAAGCAAGTTTGAGAAAAGGTATCAGGGTGCCATTCAACCATGTGACAAACCCAAAAATGAAAAACAGCAAACCAATAATGCTGATTTGGTACAAATAGCCAGCGGTGCGGGTGGAGGAATTCTGCATACTTTTGCGACTTTAGGTGTTTTTGCAATGAGCCAGCGATTCTTGCTTTGTCGGGTTCTGAGGTGTCATCCCGGAAGAATGGAGGGGTGACCCCTCAAAAACAGGCCAAGGTGCCACCTTTTTCGTTCCTCAAAAGATGACACCTCTTACAAAACGATAAATAGCTGGCAATGAGCCTTGCGAATAATGCCACGCAAACATCCAAATAATTTTTGCCCCTTGCATCCAGTCCATTATAAAATAGAGCCAACGCCCCCCTTCTCAAAACATAAGGATGGGCAACCCATCGCCAGAATATGCACAAATTGCCAACACTCCTCTCTGCCCTCAACGATTTTGCCACCCGAAATCCCTTTCCCCCCACCCCCAAGGAACTGTACGAACCTTGCGAATATATGCTCTCCTTGGGTGGCAAACGGCTGCGCCCAGCCATGCTGCTCATGGGATACAACCTTTTCCGCGACGACTTGGAGCAGGCGCTTCCGGCAGCATGGGCCGTGGAACTGTTCCACAATTTCACGCTGATGCACGACGACATCATGGACGCGGCCCCGCTGCGCCGCGGAAAACCCACCGTTCACACCCGATGGAACGCCAACACGGGCATCCTCAGCGGCGATGTGATGCTCATTCAGGCTTATCGTTTTTTGGGAGCGACCGATAGCGCCGTCGCGACAACACTCATCCATGAATTCAGCGTGATGGCCACCGAAGTGTGCGAGGGTCAGCAGATGGACATGAACTTCGAGACACGCGAACAGGTAAGCGTGGAAGAATATATCCGCATGATAGAATTAAAAACCGCTGTGCTGCTCGGCTATGCACTCATGGCTGGCGCCGTGTGCGCTCGCGCGGAAAGACCCGCCCCCGAAAAACTCTACCAAGTAGGGCGCCTGGCTGGCATCGCTTTTCAAATTCAGGACGACCTGCTCGACACTTATGGCGACCCCGCTAAATTTGGCAAACAAGTGGGCGGTGATATTTTGCAAAATAAAAAAACACTTTTGGTGCTAAAAACCCTCGAAGTGGCCTCCGAACCAGACCGCCGCGAACTCTTGCAATGGATGCAAGCAGGCGCTGAAAGCCCCACCCAAAAAGTGGCAGCCGTGCGTGACATTTTCGACCGCAACAACATCCCTGCCCTTATCAAGGCCGCAAAAAAACAATACCAAGAAAAAGCCTTTGAATATCTTGATGACGTGAACGTGCCCGAGGCGCGGAAAACCGTGCTGC from Saprospiraceae bacterium includes:
- a CDS encoding sugar MFS transporter, which produces MQNSSTRTAGYLYQISIIGLLFFIFGFVTWLNGTLIPFLKLACELDTLQALFVTFAFYISYFFLAIPSSQILKRTGFKNGMALGLLVMALGCLIFIPAANMRAFPLFLTGLFVQGMGLSLLQTASNPYISIIGPIESAAQRISIMGICNKVAGILSPLILSSIVLKNASVIEAQINEATDGVARAGLLNELAGRVVMPYIVMAIVLGLLAAMIRRSALPEIDTAAGTSSEGAVSNLAASRTSVWQFPHLMLGALAIFLYVGAEVMAGDVIGVYGKSLGFSLDQTKYFTSFTLGAMLVGYVLSIILIPKYVSQQNFLKYSAMLGVVFTVLTYLTTGPTAVTCIALLGLANAVMWPAIWPLAINGLGRFTQIGSALLVMGIAGGALIPQLYGVLEKSVGYQSAFLFSMLPCYLYILYYAIWGYKPR
- a CDS encoding polyprenyl synthetase family protein encodes the protein MHKLPTLLSALNDFATRNPFPPTPKELYEPCEYMLSLGGKRLRPAMLLMGYNLFRDDLEQALPAAWAVELFHNFTLMHDDIMDAAPLRRGKPTVHTRWNANTGILSGDVMLIQAYRFLGATDSAVATTLIHEFSVMATEVCEGQQMDMNFETREQVSVEEYIRMIELKTAVLLGYALMAGAVCARAERPAPEKLYQVGRLAGIAFQIQDDLLDTYGDPAKFGKQVGGDILQNKKTLLVLKTLEVASEPDRRELLQWMQAGAESPTQKVAAVRDIFDRNNIPALIKAAKKQYQEKAFEYLDDVNVPEARKTVLLDTLADLLEREW
- a CDS encoding tetratricopeptide repeat protein — protein: MTTQQPQPLKLIFRGRLEFGSERTFNMVLNHWNTRIENYFKSDILFKAEQVFSHEDHALSVPQQVLMSTEKHWRSTTALLQEVAQFALAGKVGAWWVQNGQVLAEYNIEPKTDKTAVAEFIRGRDLAQQGGMEMASEALTNAIAKFERHALAYERRGYVNYKLKNFNDAFYDFSKSIAINPNNPEPFYGRGKVRMLKNEWDNAVQDFDNAIKLSLAVQPLHWLSRLRKGDSLYHAKRYEEAAKELKFFLQKSFAESDPNFRFRPKAEYLLGECEKMMKA
- a CDS encoding TonB-dependent receptor, with the translated sequence MRRILETEQKALEINLDERIYGAFAEIGAGQEVARHFFQVGAAAGTIAKSMSAYDKTVSDEIYGTEAKGKGRYVCESRLYRMLDHEYKLMEGRLRVERPQQNFFAFADTVAAINYQKTIKGDGWLGLRFQLDPNSKPNDLILHVRLLDNDNRLQQQAIGILGVNLIYGCFRYHDDPETLLQSLMDNLHGRVKLDMVRITGPDFAHLDNRLVCLWAVKNSLTDVAIFGPDGNSLHAGEFLYRTSILIARGSYRPPTLVQQDMIRRAYEQFRAEPDVDAEKTFFLAEITLDNLRSDGELNERDFLDRADILCALGQTVIISNCLQHKKLIAYFADYKIPRIGLAMGARKLEIILRETAEANPDNLLGAFGELFPRNVRFYIHPALQTPSAALGRKSPQTTQTLPIPPSIRFLYEHLLEHRNIVDIRRFNPDILGIYHKEVLRQIQDGEPGWEEKVPSEVARLVKEKRLFGFGASIPQ
- the lptB gene encoding LPS export ABC transporter ATP-binding protein; amino-acid sequence: MILRAENIIKTYGKRTVVKGVSFDVKQGEIVGLLGPNGAGKTTSFYMVVGFIRPTDGHVFLDTEEITDLPMYKRAQKGIGYLPQEPSVFRKLSVEDNIKAVLEMTKLSKSEQHEKLELLLEEFNLNRVRTGLGDTLSGGERRRTEIARALASDPKFILLDEPFAGIDPIAVEDIQYIVAKLKTKNIGILITDHNVQETLSITDRAYLMFEGSILKQGTAEELAADEMVRKVYLGKHFELKRKVIEF
- a CDS encoding ThuA domain-containing protein, which gives rise to MRIPYWLLLTGFAFLMAVLPCACNKQDIPARILVFSKTEGFRHDCIPTALEALKILCADNGILMDATEDAEMFKDENLRRYNAVVFLNTTGDVLNPAQEADFERYIQAGGGFVGIHSATDTEYGWTWFGGLVGAYFNGHPSQQDATLFVRDRSHPATKHLDNTWTRWDEWYNFKNLNPKVNILLSIDETSYQGGNMCGPNQQGDDKCHPMSWYHEYDGGRAFYTALGHTKESYAEQAFLRHLLGGIQYAIGKKKRLNYAACRTSSLPDPTRFVKTVLANELTEPMQFGMLPDGKILLVERRGAIKLLDTHTGLINVAHKLPVHSEEEDGLMGLAIDPDWERNHWIYLYYSPAGKEAVNQLSRFVFRGDSLDRASEKIILKVPVQREECCHAGGCLRYAEDGYLYLSTGDNTNPFASDGYAPIDERRGRSAWDAQKSSANTMDLRGKILRIKTHNDGSYTCPAGNLFTEENIHITEGATPTDQRTTDNKQRGGRPEIYVMGCRNPFRISIDERRKLLFWGEVGPDAGEPDSTRGPAGHDEVNRARAAGFFGWPYFVADNKPYRYYDFSTNKHGHHFDPKRPINNSPNNTGSRELPPAQPAFIWYPYGNSPDFPLTGNGGRNAMAGPVYYCDKYPPATRLPDYYHGKLITYDWMRNWLMAITLDSLGNFSRMESFGDSISLSRPMDMFVDKNGSIWVLEYGTQWFSSNPDARVSRIDYVRGNRPPIPVLGTNKTAGAAPLTVIFSASKSRDYDNDRLSYELDFGDGSPKWSQNNLRQTLQASFSKNAKKNPLDSIAHVYERPGTYEAILKVADATKQYKTTKLKISVGNEPPLVRWDLGGKNRSFYEPGQVLDYKVVVEDLEDGSLENGGVLPTSVATTIDYLETGFDITSIAQGHQSAKQQTEYAKGKTLIDRSDCKTCHAADRQINGPSYEAIAERYRKSEFAVRTLSAKIIKGGAGNWGQTVMSAHPQISEEDAGEMARWILSLGAPAKAKQTYPVEGRYALDLPEQKDKKKKTAPGTFILKATYKDRGSGSQAPLEESETLALRHAFQQAEQADSTSKGVTHYRPFNGDTVVLKDLKHNSFFVFKHTDLTGIHSISVGIGSSDNRQQFSGGRMEIRLDSPTGALIGSVAIPAKNGGAGRMEMSELSAPLNMMPDGKFHDVYFVLKNENNPSQQVAAVDWVRFELMDVPPRKPKNAESQ
- a CDS encoding GatB/YqeY domain-containing protein, yielding MTLEEKINKDLVVAMKAKDEVTLRAIRAIKSAIMLAKTDGSGQAIDEARELQMLQKLVKTRQESFDIYTKNDRPELAEKEREEIEVIKRYLPTMLEGAELEAILKKIVADTGATSAKDMGKVMGAANKQLAGKADGRAISEIVKKLLAQ